The following proteins are encoded in a genomic region of Coffea eugenioides isolate CCC68of chromosome 6, Ceug_1.0, whole genome shotgun sequence:
- the LOC113774050 gene encoding uncharacterized protein LOC113774050 — protein MIKKSKEKRGDFGVENAFGQPVHEFVGDEVQEVLPPRVRDISMNEAGTSLGKGKRKTIAPTGVRAFFKGGRDSSQPTIKACLQSKDKWQNTDMAIALWFYDACIPINAINSPFFQKAIDQMASMGHGYKAKSYHSLRVTLLQDAKKDVQLVVDSFRNTWAETGCTIMGDGWKDSRQRPLINFLVYCPKGISFIKSIDASDIVKNAENLCNLFVQIVEMVGSKNVVHLVTDNASNYKAAGTLLNERYPTICWSPCAAHCINLILKDIGEMGTVKTLVSLASTVTVFVYNHKYVLNWLRKTDGGRRLFVRGKLDLPPLLLH, from the coding sequence ATGATAAAAAAAtctaaagaaaaaagaggagatTTTGGGGTCGAAAATGCTTTTGGTCAACCAGTGCACGAATTTGTTGGTGATGAAGTGCAAGAGGTTCTACCTCCTCGAGTAAGGGATATTTCAATGAATGAGGCTGGTACATCATTAGgtaaaggaaagagaaaaaccATTGCTCCTACAGGTGTTCGTGCTTTCTTTAAGGGTGGACGTGATAGTTCTCAACCTACTATCAAAGCTTGTTTGCAAAGTAAGGATAAATGGCAAAATACTGATATGGCCATTGCTCTTTGGTTCTATGATGCATGTATTCCCATTAATGCTATTAATtctccattttttcaaaaagctATCGATCAAATGGCATCAATGGGTCATGGTTATAAAGCTAAATCTTATCATTCTTTGCGAGTCACTTTGTTACAAGATGCTAAGAAAGATGTGCAGTTAGTTGTTGATTCATTTCGAAATACTTGGGCTGAAACTGGATGCACTATAATGGGTGATGGATGGAAAGATAGTAGACAAAGACCATTGAttaattttttggtttattgTCCTAAGGGTATATCTTTTATTAAGTCTATAGATGCATCGGACATTgtgaaaaatgcagaaaatttgTGCAATCTGTTTGTTCAAATTGTTGAAATGGTTGGTTCCAAAAATGTGGTGCATTTAGTCACTGATAATGCTAGCAATTATAAGGCTGCTGGAACtttattaaatgaaagataTCCAACTATTTGCTGGTCTCCATGTGCTGCCCATTGTATCAATTTGATTTTGAAGGATATTGGTGAAATGGGTACTGTTAAAACTCTAGTGTCTCTTGCTTCTACAGTAACTGTTTTTGTGTATAATCATAAATATGTTCTGAATTGGTTGAGAAAAACTGATGGTGGAAGGAGATTATTCGTCCGGGGGAAACTCGATTTGCCACCACTTTTATTGCACTAA
- the LOC113774051 gene encoding uncharacterized protein LOC113774051, protein MGPIIRLLRVCDTDERPSLGYVYEGMFRATTGIKKLFRNNKRLYKPYIDIINDRWDRMLRKNLHATAYFLNPSFQYDTATFSTHPEITNGLLDYIESNVDWCSEKNLTKEIGMYREREGSFGRKLAILTSKKDRPENWWKLFGCDAPNLQKLAIRVLSQTASSSGCERNWSVFERIHNKKRNRLEHQRLNDLVYVHYNLRLHNQQKRSYDPVDYESIDKTEFWMVEEKQEGELDYEELEEELEEPPIHGQCSNSEQLEDDGDEAEDVDLETFQRQNFFNDEDDDWH, encoded by the exons ATGGGTCCTATTATTCGGTTGTTGAGAGTTTGTGACACTGATGAAAGGCCTTCTTTGGGGTATGTGTATGAAGGTATGTTTAGAGCAACTACTGGAATCAAGAAGTTGTTCAGGAATAATAAAAGGCTATATAAGCCTTACATTGATATCATCAATGACCGATGGGATAGGATGTTGAGGAAAAATTTGCATGCTACGGCATATTTTTTAAATCCCTCTTTTCAATATGACACTGCCACATTCTCTACACATCCAGAAATTACAAATGGTTTGTTAGATTACATAGAATCAAATGTGGATTGGTGCAGTGAgaaaaatttaacaaaagaAATTGGAATGTATCGAGAGCGGGAGGGAAGTTTTGGCAGAAAACTTGCTATTCTTACTAGCAAGAAAGATAGACCAg AGAATTGGTGGAAACTCTTTGGTTGTGATGCTCCCAACTTACAAAAACTTGCAATTCGGGTTTTGAGTCAAACAGCTTCTTCTTCAGGATGTGAGCGTAATTGGAGTGTTTTTGAACGTATTCAtaataagaaaaggaataggTTGGAGCATCAAAGGCTCAATGATCTTGTATATGTGCATTACAATTTGCGTTT GCATAATCAGCAAAAGAGATCGTATGATCCCGTTGATTATGAGTCAATTGACAAAACAGAATTCTGGATGGTTGAAGAAAAACAAGAAGGGGAGCTTGATTATGAGGAGTTAGAAGAAGAACTTGAAGAACCTCCAATTCATGGTCAATGTTCAAATTCTGAACAACTTGAAG ATGATGGAGATGAAGCAGAAGATGTTGATTTAGAAACATTTCAGCGTCAAAACTTTTttaatgatgaagatgatgattggcattaa